The genome window GGCCGAGAAGGAGTGATCGGCGATGGGGTGGTGGAAGAGGTGGTGGACTTCGGGGGCGGCCATACTGATGTTATTCGCGATAGGAGTAGCTCTCTACTATCGCTTTGAAGCTGATTGAGAGTATAGGAGTAAGAAAGGCCGTGTTGAATTGGGTGCTGACGATCTATGTCTAGGCTCCAAGTTGGCGGTGGGGGTGGGGGGTTACGTAGTGCTGAAGCTCCAGCCAGTGGATGGTAGGGTAGGCAAGCTTGGGCCACAGCGGCTGTGCTTGTCTTGTAGTGCGAGGCTGGCAATTCTAGGCTCGGCGAAAAATCTCCAATCCATCAACACCGCCGAATATCGATATCTTGGAATCCAATTGCGCCCATTATCAATACCACAGTCTTGGTATAAGCAGCACCGGAAAAGTGCCGAACTTTCGATTGCGACACATCGATTATCAACATAGAACCACCGACGTCTGTTCAACTACCACAATGGCCGCTGTAACAACCGCGCCTCGTGGTCTTCAACCAAACGCATCTTTACCAGCCAAGGTTCAACCTATTCCTCCTAATCAAACGTGAGTCTTTTACTGCCCTGCACTACCCTGTACCTTCTCAAGTCGTGCTGACTCCTCAGTCTCTACGTAACGAATCTCCCATCCTCGAAAATCCAGAAAGCCGACCTGCGAACCGCCCTCtaccttctcttctccacaTACGGACCTGTCCTCGACGTTGTCGCTCTTAAGACAATGAAGATGCGCGGTCAGGCCCATATCGTATTTCGGGATGTTCAGTCTGCTACACAAGCTATGAGATCTCTAGAGGGACAAGCATTCCTCGGTCGCGACTTGGTCAGTGGAACCTTTCCGTGGTGGTGGAATCAGTCTAACTCGTTCGCTAGAAAATACAATATGCgaagtccaagtccaactTTGTGGCTAAACTCGACGGCACTTTCAAGATCCCGAATGTCGCAGGTGCCACCAACGTCGAGCAGACTGAACTGCAACAgagcatcttcaacgctcCCCCTCCCGGTTCAGCGCCGGCACCGACGCCCGGCTCTGGTCTTCCTGCGAAGCCTGCTGCGAACTCGGACCACGTTATGGAAGACGCCGATACACCAGGTGGCCGAGGACAGAAGCGAACCCGTGACGATGAGGATAGTGATTCGGATGTTGCCATGGAGGAggacagtgatgatgattgatgagCAAGAATGAGCCCATGAAGGTCGGCGACATTTCTGAGAGACGCAATCGATACGCTACTACATTGCCATTTCCTTAGGGACCCATAGCCCTACGCAACCTCCTACAAGTCCGAGCCATATCATGAGATAGTTCGTCCTGTCGCACTCGAATTTGGAAATTGCGTCTCCCAGCAAGCAGGGGTGGACAAAAAAGGATGGGACGCCCGTGATAGGGTGGTGCTGTGAGCAAGATGTTAGTTAGGCCGACCAATCTTGACGATACCCAGAATCTTGAAATTGACTTGTGCAAACAGCTCTCCCCAGAAAACGTACATCGGCCGAAATACCGCCTACATTGCCCAGTGCCCGAAGCCCGGCCTTGTACTCGTCTGGTACAAGGCGGCGAAAGACAGTGTCAATGTTGAATGCTGGCTCATCGGCAGGTAGGTTGCGTAGATTGAACCATAGACATGGCACACGATACGTGGGGTGAAGGTGAATTTCATACTCCACCATGGCAACTTCTGGGCGAGTTCGTTGTCTGATTAGAGCGGCCTGTCATAATCTTTAAGACGAAGTTCAACATTTGGAAGATATTATATTGAAGATAAGTTACCTcgtctgcttcttcagcatctaACATGTCCTTATCCCCACCTATTGGTACATGCGTTTTGTCGtctgagaaggagaatcCATCCAAATCTAGTGAAAGATCTCCATGATCCAGATCAAACTCGAGAGGCCGCCTTATTTGGATATATGTTGTGAAACCCCCACCATAGGCGAAGTCTGTGCAAAGAGCATTGCAGAGCCTCAGCTTCCACCGTGCTCGTTGGGGGCCCAAAGACGCTTGGCAGTATTGTCTGTCAAGGTGATGGCATGCTTCTGAGAACTCTTCCGCGGTAAGAGAGGGGAAGTTTTCAATAGCCATTCCGACTGGATTATTGTGGTCGAGGTCTGGAGAGTTTTGATATCAGAGGTGAAGTTTGTGATTGAGTTGGGTATCACTTCCACGTGCCGTTATTTTAGGTGCGAAGGGTCCACGTACCTAAGCTGGTGGTAATTTTAGTGCTTAGATCTAGCACAGCATGATTGTTTGACAGGACTATATTTGGTTGGATGTAACATTCATGTAAGCTTTGATTTGTGAAGGTACCTATTTATTTGTTTCTAGGGACTACCGACGGTACCGGTAAGAAGTCAAAAGGTTAGAGTTGTACTTGATGTCAcataaaaaaaaggaaacactttcacatcatcaaccacGATTACTTTGCTCTCCCACTGCAACTCATAAATAACATAAGTTTCGACTGATGGCAGCTCATGCGATGACATCATTAGTCAAGTCTGCTTCTGCCATTATAATGACTTCAAATAAGTCATACAATAGGTAGTGATTCAAGTTGTAACGATTTGGTTTCGCAATATAAAAGGGAAACGGAATTGCTAGGTCCGAGTGCTCGGGCCAGGGCGCTAAACTTGACCGAGAGTTGGTGTCGCAATCGCAAACGACACCTTTTGTATAACCCTGGTCGCGTGCCGTAAAGTAAAAGCTACCCCAAGCTCCTGATTTCGGTTCTGTCTGTATTTCTGTCCTTTATTGGCTCTGGTTGTTTCGTCTCAAGCTTGAGACTTTTCTTGCCACGTTCTTCGTAAACTGCTTCCTTGCTTGCGACCTGTACATACTAGTTCTTGTCCTGTCTTGCACTGTGAATTCTAGCGTCTTTTCGAGTCATTTGCTCTCACTCTACTGGCTAGTCCCACCTAGAAATGAAAACACCAAGTCAATGATTCGAGATCCGTTCAACATCCACCGAACCACAAGCACCTTTGGACGCCCGCAATCTCGAAACATTCCTGCGCAGTCGCAGGCCGAGGCCGATGAAGTAGCTATGGCCTTCTCTATGCCCCGAACCGTTCCGTCCTTTGATAGTCGTCAACGAGAGCTTGAGGATCGATTCTGGGGTTCTGGCCAGAGATCCAACAAGTCGGATCGACTCCCAATGTACAAAGACAAACCTTATGCGTCGCCTTACGACGATGAATACAGACCCTTTTGGAAGCGCAAGAAGTGGATGGCTATTATTGCCTTCGTTGTTTTGACATTAATATATTGGACTGGATCCTCGAAGAAACCCTCGCCGAAGAGAACTGTAACAACCGATTGGAGCTACACAGGCTTGTCCAAGGATGATAGAAAGGCGAACTGGGATCACAGGAGAGATCGTGTGGTCGAGGCATTCGAGCTGAGCTGGGATGCCTACAAGCGATATGCCTGGGGTACGTTCGGCCGAATATCTGGACGGGCGATTCAAATTGGCTGACCGAAGAACTCGACAGGATTCGATGAATACCACCCAATTAGCAAGACAGGTGAAAATATGGCACCAAAGGGACTCGGCTGGATCATAATCGACTCTTTGGATACTATGATTCTCATGAACCTTACATCTCGTGTCCAAGACGCTCGTCATTGGATCTCGGACTCCTTGACATGGGATCAGGATCAGGATGTCAACACCTTTGAGACGACAATTCGAATGCTGGGTGGGCTTCTAAGTGCACACTACTTATCCACCGAGTTTCCGGGGCTTGCGCCACTGgccgaggatgacgaggggGCAGCCGGCGAAGATTTGTATCTTGAGAAAGCTAAAGACCTGGCTGATCGTCTCATGAGCGCATTTGATTCCCCATCTGGCATCCCATATGCGAGTGTCAACCTTGCTAAGTTCGAGGGCATCCCCTCACACGCAGACATGGGAGCGTCGTCGACGGCGGAGGCCACAACTCTCCAGCTTGAATTTAAGTACCTCGCAAAGCTCACAGGAGAAAAAGACTTTTGGGACCGTGTGGAAAATGTCATGAAACTTGTCGACAATCAGGGAGCTCAAGATGGCTTGGTCCCCATCTTTATCTATGCAACCTCGGGCGAGTTCAGGGGTGAAAACATTCGTCTGGGAAGCCGCGGCGACTCATACTATGAGTATCTTATCAAGCAATATCTTCAGACGAATAAGCAGGAGCCTATTTATCAAGATATGTGGTACGAGGCGCTTCAAGGCGTTCGCAAACACCTCGTCACATATACTTCGAACTCGAAGTTCACCATCATCGGAGAGCGACCGAATGGATTAGAGATGCCACTTAGCCCGAAGATGGACCACCTTGTGTGCTTCATGCCCGGTACAATAGCTTTAGCGGCCACAGAAGGCCTTACTGAGGCTCAGGCGCGCAAACTGCCGACGTGGTCGAAGAAGAACGAGGAGGATATGCAGCTGGCGCGAGAAGTCATGGAGACATGCTGGGGAATGTACAAGTACATGGCAACAGGGCTATCGGCCGAAATTACCTACTTTGAGATTGACAACCCGCCAACGGCTTACGGTAATCCTCGAAATGGTCCAGTTAATTTCGACACAAGTCCGGACGCGGAGTGGCGCAAGGACTTTACTGTCAAGTCTGGCGATGTTCACAATCTCCAGCGACCCGAGACGGTCGAGAGTCTGTTCTACATGTGGAGGATCACCAACGACAACCGATACCGCGAATGGGGTTGGGAGATGTTCAAGTCTTTCATGAACCACACAGCTGTGAGAAATGGAGGAGGCTTTACGAGTCTGCGCAATGCCAATGTTGTCCCGCCTAAAGTGCGGGACAACATGGAGAGCTTCTGGCTGGTAAGTGGTAAAGATGTGAGCGAGCAGCCGGCCAAGATACTAACATAGCCACACAGGCTGAAACACTCAAATACTTTTACCTCCTGTTCTCGCCTCCTGATCTCCTACCTCTGGACAAAGTCGTTATTAACACCGAAGGACACCCACTGCCTCGCTTTGACATGGGACAGTTATTCTCTACAGGATGgaagagaaagccaagaGACGCCAATGGTAAGATCATCGCTACGGCCGTCAAGGTTGAGAGTAAAGAGAAGGAGGCCGTTATGCAGGACGCCAAGAAGGTGAATTAGAGCAGCTGATACCGTGGGTGCGGTGATTGGATGCTGTGAATAAGCTCAAGTGATGCAGGGTGGCGAAGTTGCGTTGAGCGTATGTAGCATTTATTTGATATATCATACTGTTTGAGCATGAATAGAAGCCTGAAGCCTTGGTACTGAATTTCTTGTCTCAAATGTCCCTTCTGGTCAAGACAGATACTCTTTTCGTGGCTTTGCAGCTGCCTTTCTGGTCCAAGCTTCAAGGAAGGCAGGGTTGTGACGATCTCGAAAAATATGGTTCGATGGATTACGGGCTTGTGCTTGTCTATTTGACgagcaagaacaaggagacAGATAGGAAAGGATCCGCTTCCCCGTGTTTTTGTTCTTGGCATGCGATTGTGTTTGCGATAGGCCCTGGATTATCGTATCTATGAATCGGGACTCGTGAGGGCTAGAACGTGAGGTAGAACAAGGGGATTTCCTTTTGTCGGGACCGAGAAGAGGGGAGACGCAGTTAGCCGATGGATGGAAGGGTCCTCGTATCAGGGCTGAATTGAAATGGAAGAGGGAGGGACGGGAGTGTGATAGTCAAACTTAGTGATGAATGCACCTGCTGGAGATGGTTTAGGTGGGTTGCTTGGGAAGACAGgggttgctgctgttggtttTGAAGGATTACCTTACCTTAGCTTGTGATTTATTTTCGATATTGCATTGGGCCATGGTGTATGTATACTGACCAAAATCTGGTGTTTTGTCTCTTGGACATCTAAGATAGACTCCACCATTTTCGATACCGAGTAGTGAATCCACATCTTCAATTCTTTACGTATTCTTTCAAGACTGATCGGATGcacagacagacagaacCCGGCAGCATGGTCCAGGCGGTAACTTCAGCGTGCGGGGGGGTTCCAGCCAAAAGGCGTTACAGCGTTACAACGACTCACTCTAGACGTTCTAAAGCTCCCCACCTCCACTGCAATAGCGTCACCTCGGTCCCTCTCCACCAATGCCCGTGGTTGTTCCTCAACGCTTGGGGCGTTTGACAGCTCGATCTCAGTGGCGTCTTAGTTGACTTCGGATTAGCATTTGCTGTAAGTGGTCAGAAGATGATTTGATCTGATACCAAGGATCCCTTTGCCCATTGGGGGTCGTTCAACGCCAAGCAACTGTCACCGACTGTATTACTCCCTCTGAGTCTAGAATGATAAGCCCACCTCCAGCCCCTTCTCACACGACCTTGACGTTATCTACTACCTTGTTTCTCTTTCTGTTGCTTTGATTAGTTGATTATTGCGCACATGCAGTCCATTAAACTTGACTGCCCCCATTTTCAGCTCTAAACTTAAACATCGCATGTCgacttatatattaacaCATATCCACTCTTCGCGACAGCTACATCACTGCTCTTTCTAACTCCACTACCCTCTTGGTGGCGATATGCCGACCGTCTCACTACGACTATCGAGACGATCAAGATATCAGCAAACCAATACATTGCATCAAATACAACCACCTTTTCTCACACCTTGAGTCGTTCGCTAAAGCACTGTGACCCTGACGAACCCCACGAACCAGCGTCCTCCGCCGACAAACCGCTTACTCACAACATATACCTCCCACTCACCTCCCACATCCGCATACGCCTACGCTTACAACTCCGACAACAATCCCCAGCGGAGGGCCAGCTCCAGTCATCCCACCGTTCGGGATCGACCAAGCGTGAGCTCGGCCCGCGCCCAGCGCGCAGGCTCAAGCGCAAGAATGGCGCCTCACGATGTCGAGCGCGGGAGCATTagcaagatgaaggaggagtcGCTCGCCCCCGGGAGTTCTTTTAGTATGCGCGAGCCCGAGTACGGTGATATTTCCCCGCCTTCGTACTGGGACCGGTTTGTCGATGGGTTTAGGCGTGATCAGAGATCGAGTTTGTTTACGAATGATCCGTTGGGGCAGCACGAGGGATCCGGGAGGGTGCATGATGGAGCGCATTACTACGATATCCAGAGTGCGATGTTGGAGACGGCGAATTCGGGCCTTGCGAGAGAGTTGAAAGGAAGACATTTGCAAATGATTGCAATTGGAGGCTCCATCGGTGAGTTTATTCATGGTGGTTACAGCATGCCTTGATGGAGAAAACTAAGACATAGACATAGGTACTGGGCTTTTTGTCGCATCGGGAAGAGCTTTGGCAGATGGAGGTCCAGCATCGATTTTGCTGGCTTTTACAATCGTGGGTGCCATGCTCTTTTGTACATGTCAAGCGCTGGGTGAGCTTGCAGTCATTTTCCCAATTGCTGGATCGTTCTCATCATGGGCGACTCGGTTCATCGATCCGTCTTGGGGATTCGCAATGGGGTGGAAGTGAGTGTTGCTCTTTTGCTGCTGGCCTGGCCTTATATGCTGACTTACACAGCTACGCGATGCAATGGCTCATCGTGTTACCGCTCGAGATCATCGCCGCATCCCTAACCCTCTCTTACTGGGACGAGAGTCTCACACGCGCCATTTTCGTCTCTGTATTCCTAGTCGTCATCATAGTCATCAATATGTTTGGCGTCAAAGGCTACGGTGAAGCCGAATTCATCTTTTCCATTatcaaggtcattgctgtTATAGGCTTCATGTGAGTACTTTCAACTACATGTCCTCAAGCGTTGCAGAATTAACATTCCACTCAGCCTTCTCGGCATCGTTCTCAACTGTGGCGGAACGCCAGATAGCGGGTACATTGGCGGCCGCTATTGGCAAAACCCTGGTGCTTTTAACAACGGCTTTAAAGGAATGTGCAATGTGTTTGTTACAGCTGCTTTCTCCTTTGCTGGCACTGAGCTTATTGGCCTTGCTGCCGCCGAAACAGCTAATCCGCGAAAATCGCTGCCAACGGCTTTGAAGCAGGTGTTTTGGAGGATCACGCTTTTCTATATCGTTGCTTTGACCTTAGTAGGACTGCTTGTTCCACACAATGACCCTCGACTCGTGGGCGGTAACAGCGATGCGGATGCATCAGCCTCACCATTTGTCATAGCCATTGAAGAAGCCGGCATTCAGGTCCTACCGTCTGTCATGAACGCGGTCATCCTTACTGCCGTCCTGTCCGTCGGTAACTCTGCCGTCTTCGGTTCCTCGCGTACCCTTGCCGCTCTTGCAAACCTTCGGCAGGCCCCCAAGATCGTCGGTTACGTCGACCGCAAAGGCCGCCCACTCGTCGCTATTGCGATCGCAAGCGCGTTCGGCCTCATCGCTTTCCTCGCAGATCTGCCCGAACAAGGAGCTGTCCTTGACTGGCTCATGGCCATCTCAGGCTTATCAACCATCTTTACATGGGGCTCTATTTGCGTGTGTCATATCCGTTTCCGCCGTGCGTGGGCTGCCCGAGGCCGCTCTGTCTCCGAGTTACCCTTCCAATCCCAGGTTGGCGTTGTGGGTTCTTGGGTTGGTATCACACTGAACGTTCTTGTCATCATCGCGCAATTCTGGGTCGGCGCTTTTCCCATCGGCTGGCAAGAATTAACAAGCGCCCAGGTCGCGCAGAATTTCTTCCATAAATGGGTTGGCGCACCCTGCGTTTTGGCTTTTTATATATTCCACAAGCTTTATTTCCGAACTACGTTTGTGAGAATACGAGATATGGACGTCGACACTGGACGTCGGGACTTTAACGTCCCTATCCTTGTCGCTCAAGAACGAGAGGAACGAGAAGGTTGGCCCCGATGgaagagatattataagttCATGTGCTGAGCCATGAAAATTATGACGAAATAATAAGAGGCGTTGGATATGTATCTCATTGTGGATTTGGTTATTACCCAGGTTAGCATGGAGTTGAATTGGATGCGCTCAGAGCGCGGGATTCGTTACTTATGATCACCCACTATACTACCTTTTGTATCTGCACTTGTAATAACGCCATGTTTATGCACATCGTTTCGAGTCAATTCCATACAGCTGCGGAGGTGTGCTGAGCGTCATACAATACCATGCCACGGCATCAATTAATATTAATCACTGAAAGGCACTCTTGTGCCCCTTGTGATGAAGTTTCAGAAAATGTGATAGCAATGGTATCTAATTCGAGTCCCCCCTATGTTAATACGTCGTCTTGAGAACATGCCCGCATATCAACTAGGCTGATCGTCCGCTTCCTGCCAAATAATTTGTCTTCAGCAGCCTACTACGTAAGCGAGGCCGTAAAATAAGCAAATAAGAAAGAGCAAGATAAAGGcaaaaaaagataaaagaCGAAGGAGGACCCGAGGGCTATGATGCTTTTTCAAGCGGGGTTTCCAAGGCGGAAAGTAATGCTGATGAACCCTCATGAATCATAACTCGTGCGTTTGCATGCAGATGTGCACACAACATAACTGAAGACTGTAGCAATATAACAGGACGCACATTGAGATCTATTTAAGTCCGAGTGTTCTCCCTAGCAAAGCACTCTTCTCTAAAAGTCCCAGAAGTCCTTCTTGGAGGATGCGTTCTGCCGTGTGGGAAGAGGCTGCTCGTCCAGTTCACCGTAGAGCCAGTCTCGGTTGGTACCCTTTCGACCACCCATGCCATCGCCTGCAATGTTGATCTTGTGCTTATCTGTGTTCTCTCTGACTTCGTTGGTGGGCGCGGTGCTAGATCCTGGTGTTCGGGTAGGGATCGATTTGGTGGCTGTTGCTTGACCGCCAGATGTCTCGCTCGTCTCATTGTAGAGCCAGTCACGCTCGGTACCCTTCTTACCGCCCATACCATCACCTGCAATGTTGATCTTGTGCTTGTCGGTATTCTCCTTGATTTCACTAGCAGGTGCGGCGTTGGATCCTGGTGTTCTTGTAGGGATCGGTTTGGTGGTCTTTGAGTCATCAGCTGTCTCGCTAGTCTCATTGTAGAGCCAGTCTCGCTCAGTACCCTTCTTGCCGCCCATGCCGTCGCCTGCAATGTGAATCTTGGCACTCTTGGTCAAGGGAACGCCCGAAGCAACAACATTGGGTTGCTTGCGGGTGGGAATCGACTGAGGGACATCTTGAGTCTCTCCATAGAGCCAGTCCCGGTTGGTGCCCTTTCGCCCTCCCATACCATCACCGGCGATGTTGATCTTGTGGCTATCGGTGTTCTCGATTGGTCGGTTTTCCTTCTGAGCGGCAGGAGACCTGTCGTATGTGTCCCAGTTGTGTTGCATCATTTGGACAGCTTTCTGGTGGCCTTCAGGGACGCGATCTTGGGGGTGGGCTGGTGACTCGTCACTGATATCGAAGTGGTGGTCAAAATCTTTTCCACGGTCTTTCACGTTGGTGATGTTGCCTAAAGCGCGTTCGTTTTGTCCTACGTCCTCCTTGTCAAACAATTGATTCTTATAAAGCCCTAGGCCCTCGTTATGAGCATAGCCCGGGGGATGGGAACCGGGGCGCGGTTGCTGGGGCACTCTCTCACCGTCGTCAAGTAGCTCGAAGTGTGCGTCGGCATCGCGTCTAGGCTTGGCAGCCGGGTGGCCTGGTGTCTCATCCACAACATCCTTGTCAGTGTCCCAATGGCGAACATCCTGGGTGCGCATAGTTCTGGAGGGCTTCACTTTCTGTGGCGTCACGAAATCCTGGAAAGACCATTGGCTGTCGTGCTTAGACTTTGGTCTTTCATCAAAGGATTGGCCCGGCTGGGGGGCGTCCTGGGGGTCACTGCCATCGGCAAAGTCGAAATGAGAGAACTTCTTTGGGTTAGGGCGGATATATCGCTTGTTCTTGGGCTGAGGCTGCTCCTCCGGTTGCTCGACATGCTCTTGACCATCGAAAATTCGCGAAGGCTGGAAGTTCTTACCCTGGCCACGCTTCGAAGGCGACATATTTCGACGGCCAGAGCTGGGTGAAGTGGGTTCGTCACCCAAAATCTCGGTGAAAGACCGCTGTCGAGGGCGGCTAGTACCAGCGTAAGGGGATACAACACTGGCGGGCTCCCCTTCAATTTCATCTCGAGGACCAAACAGCCTCAAGGATGCATGGGGGTCGCGGAGGGCATTAGTGGAATTAGTTCGGTTTCGCGCAACGGTCTCGTTGTGGCTGGGGGCGACAGGGGCACCAGTGCCAGCCGTTCTGATGCAAGACTGGATAAATGCGATCTGCTCTCGGCTATCTCTAATGGGCCAGTTGCGGCCAGACTTTCCAATCACTTCAACTTGCTTGAGAAGCGAGCCCTGGTCCCATTGGAGTCGAATCTGAAGAATTTTGCCAGCTTCATCGAAGGTCACAAAGTGAGTCTGTGGGGAGCAGTTAATACATGGTTCGTGTTGGCGCGAGGCAGAAAAGAGCACTCAAAGCAGATAAGCAACGTACAATGGGGAGGTAAACATCACGGGCAGACAAAAAATTGTCATCAAGGCCAGGGAGATAAGGACCGCCTCCAGTTTGAAAGCCGAGACCTGTGTCAACTTCTAAGGCAATGACGTTTTGCCCATCAACAATATTGAACacttcctccttcttctttgcgaCCTGCTTCTGAAGCGCATTCAGATGTTTGATGATCTCAGTAGGACCAGAAAAAGTCGTAGTCGTGGTAACGTAGTGCAGTGCAGCCGTATCGGCCAGCAGAGACGAGCTGGGCGCAGCAAGGAACTGCTTGTAAGTGGCCGCCATGTTGATGACGAAGTTGCGACTTATGCAGGGTAAGGAGCGTTGTTGATGTCTCAAGTGAGTTGGCGGCAGAATAAGTAAACACAAAGAGCCGCGGCTTGATGTGACCGAGGCAGAAGAACACGACGGCGAAGACAACGATGATGCAAGAAACAAGTTGCGAAAGCTTTGAGTTGgggagaaggagaatgaAAATCAAGGGAGGATGGAAAACACGGATTCAAAACAACTTGGAAGTGAAGGTGGGATTGAGATCTTAGTGGGAGAGTCAGGGGTCCAAAGGGACCTGCCTATTGGTGCTGGG of Fusarium oxysporum Fo47 chromosome I, complete sequence contains these proteins:
- a CDS encoding glycoside hydrolase, producing MIRDPFNIHRTTSTFGRPQSRNIPAQSQAEADEVAMAFSMPRTVPSFDSRQRELEDRFWGSGQRSNKSDRLPMYKDKPYASPYDDEYRPFWKRKKWMAIIAFVVLTLIYWTGSSKKPSPKRTVTTDWSYTGLSKDDRKANWDHRRDRVVEAFELSWDAYKRYAWGFDEYHPISKTGENMAPKGLGWIIIDSLDTMILMNLTSRVQDARHWISDSLTWDQDQDVNTFETTIRMLGGLLSAHYLSTEFPGLAPLAEDDEGAAGEDLYLEKAKDLADRLMSAFDSPSGIPYASVNLAKFEGIPSHADMGASSTAEATTLQLEFKYLAKLTGEKDFWDRVENVMKLVDNQGAQDGLVPIFIYATSGEFRGENIRLGSRGDSYYEYLIKQYLQTNKQEPIYQDMWYEALQGVRKHLVTYTSNSKFTIIGERPNGLEMPLSPKMDHLVCFMPGTIALAATEGLTEAQARKLPTWSKKNEEDMQLAREVMETCWGMYKYMATGLSAEITYFEIDNPPTAYGNPRNGPVNFDTSPDAEWRKDFTVKSGDVHNLQRPETVESLFYMWRITNDNRYREWGWEMFKSFMNHTAVRNGGGFTSLRNANVVPPKVRDNMESFWLAETLKYFYLLFSPPDLLPLDKVVINTEGHPLPRFDMGQLFSTGWKRKPRDANGKIIATAVKVESKEKEAVMQDAKKVN
- a CDS encoding amino acid permease-domain-containing protein; amino-acid sequence: MAPHDVERGSISKMKEESLAPGSSFSMREPEYGDISPPSYWDRFVDGFRRDQRSSLFTNDPLGQHEGSGRVHDGAHYYDIQSAMLETANSGLARELKGRHLQMIAIGGSIGTGLFVASGRALADGGPASILLAFTIVGAMLFCTCQALGELAVIFPIAGSFSSWATRFIDPSWGFAMGWNYAMQWLIVLPLEIIAASLTLSYWDESLTRAIFVSVFLVVIIVINMFGVKGYGEAEFIFSIIKVIAVIGFILLGIVLNCGGTPDSGYIGGRYWQNPGAFNNGFKGMCNVFVTAAFSFAGTELIGLAAAETANPRKSLPTALKQVFWRITLFYIVALTLVGLLVPHNDPRLVGGNSDADASASPFVIAIEEAGIQVLPSVMNAVILTAVLSVGNSAVFGSSRTLAALANLRQAPKIVGYVDRKGRPLVAIAIASAFGLIAFLADLPEQGAVLDWLMAISGLSTIFTWGSICVCHIRFRRAWAARGRSVSELPFQSQVGVVGSWVGITLNVLVIIAQFWVGAFPIGWQELTSAQVAQNFFHKWVGAPCVLAFYIFHKLYFRTTFVRIRDMDVDTGRRDFNVPILVAQEREEREGWPRWKRYYKFMC